A window of Vescimonas fastidiosa contains these coding sequences:
- a CDS encoding RNA polymerase sigma factor produces MKPHSHEEHIQHSFDAFCKKVLRNEARDYQDELARKRNREISFSDLPVEVMEQLSVCDLYFVEDKTFGVLDYAVYIENDDLAQAIAALPMDKRDIILLSYFLDMSDNEIAKLLNMVRSSVAYRRTSTLKLLKELMGGNTDDT; encoded by the coding sequence ATGAAGCCTCATTCGCACGAAGAACACATCCAGCACTCCTTTGATGCGTTTTGCAAAAAGGTACTGCGGAACGAAGCGCGGGACTACCAGGACGAACTTGCACGGAAAAGAAACCGTGAGATTTCCTTTTCCGATCTGCCGGTTGAAGTTATGGAGCAGCTTTCCGTCTGCGATCTCTATTTTGTAGAGGACAAGACCTTTGGCGTTCTTGATTATGCGGTGTATATCGAAAATGACGATCTGGCGCAGGCGATTGCAGCCCTGCCGATGGACAAGCGCGATATTATCCTGCTGTCCTATTTCCTTGATATGTCGGACAACGAGATCGCCAAGCTGCTGAATATGGTACGCAGCTCCGTTGCATACCGCAGGACAAGCACCTTGAAGCTGCTGAAAGAACTGATGGGAGGTAACACAGATGACACATAA
- a CDS encoding helix-turn-helix domain-containing protein, whose protein sequence is MTHNNVKAHLLPFSVIQKAAGGDVEAINAVLKHYEGYIARLSLRELYDEYGNPHLCVDEELRRRLETKLITKILTFRVN, encoded by the coding sequence ATGACACATAACAATGTGAAAGCGCATCTGCTGCCCTTTTCTGTCATTCAGAAAGCGGCAGGCGGCGATGTCGAAGCCATCAACGCTGTTTTGAAACACTACGAGGGGTACATAGCCAGACTGTCGTTGCGCGAGCTGTACGACGAATACGGCAACCCTCATTTGTGTGTGGACGAAGAACTGCGCCGTAGGCTGGAAACGAAGCTCATAACGAAGATTCTTACTTTTCGGGTGAATTGA
- a CDS encoding transposon-encoded TnpW family protein encodes MVLIRSHSPSVIKPSQAMSGSPADRRRGGTPVELRQQPSFELLYFDLFFYPMKGGFISMNTAINQKANVPVVREYKIGGMTYIVKAVVKDGAKEDAATKIRRMIRNDMQQAKSHK; translated from the coding sequence ATGGTACTCATTCGCAGTCACAGTCCGAGCGTGATAAAACCGTCGCAGGCAATGAGCGGATCTCCGGCAGACCGTCGGAGGGGTGGAACTCCCGTGGAGCTGCGCCAGCAGCCGTCCTTTGAGCTTCTTTATTTTGATTTATTTTTCTATCCCATGAAAGGGGGATTTATTTCTATGAACACAGCAATCAATCAGAAAGCAAATGTCCCCGTTGTACGAGAGTACAAAATCGGGGGCATGACATATATCGTGAAAGCCGTCGTTAAGGACGGCGCAAAAGAGGACGCCGCGACAAAAATTCGCCGCATGATAAGAAATGATATGCAGCAGGCAAAGAGCCACAAATAA
- a CDS encoding DUF6050 family protein: protein MGAIKVFLKEVLLPIALAFCLASFLKPIYMPDGVCDYFLMWICVGLPFGIRRMCLWLVPSGYGISGSVGIFALNLIIGGLIGGLAFFIGLLLGVIHTIREII, encoded by the coding sequence GTGGGTGCTATCAAAGTCTTCTTGAAGGAGGTTCTGCTTCCAATCGCGCTTGCGTTCTGCCTCGCGTCATTTCTCAAGCCGATCTATATGCCTGACGGCGTATGTGACTACTTCCTTATGTGGATCTGCGTCGGCTTGCCATTTGGCATCCGGAGGATGTGCCTCTGGCTCGTTCCCAGCGGCTACGGTATCTCCGGCTCAGTCGGCATCTTCGCATTGAACTTAATCATAGGCGGTCTTATCGGAGGACTTGCCTTCTTCATCGGGCTGCTGCTCGGTGTCATTCATACCATCCGAGAAATCATCTGA